Proteins co-encoded in one Campylobacter concisus genomic window:
- a CDS encoding heavy metal translocating P-type ATPase, which yields MPQSRCAHCRLKFDENVMISNESGLKFCCVGCKGVYEILNENGLSEFYERLGKNTLTPASNGTNIKNLAANFSELVTKEGDFSQISFLIDGITCSACIWLLEKALFSLPGVLEVNINSLNQKAVIVFDEQELLVEQIIEKIYAVGYVPKPYATSQKEDELAKKRRNFYTKALIGIFATMNIMWLAIAQYSGYFSGIRGDIKDILSFAQFVLATPVLFYTGSEFFKGAKIAIKNASPNMDLLVITGASITYIYSIYAMFTRSGESYFDSVAMIITFVFIGKFLEILGKKKALETSNFLNDMLLAKVCILEDCKDVLKEPRDVNLGEKIVLRSGERALLDGVVLSGEASVDSSSLTGESLPVTLGVGQEVKSGVICQNGQIIYEAKKIFKNSYLNQLINLLQTAELKKPNIELVVNKIASKFSLSVLTLAFFTFWFWYFKFGFSEAIVTAVSVIVIACPCALALATPVSSVCALGVAFKNRVLFKEAKFFESLAKCDVAVFDKTGTLTKAEFEVSDFFIKESISLDEIYSLALISNHQISVAVAKFLKQKGARKIELKNTNLSVAKGVEAEISGKKFYAGSKRFLVENGISFDEAEENVSFFVGLNGELVAKFYLKDSIKPEAKALIDELKNAGMKVCILSGDVQKVVKNVVDELGVSEFRAEMLPETKAKFISELKEQDKKVLMVGDGINDAAALSLAHVAICMGSGAAISLERSDVVLLDDSLKSLAKAIKISKFTYKTIKQNLLFCLLYNVLALPFAVCGYVIPLFAALFMSLSSLSVILNSLYIARKFKEK from the coding sequence ATGCCACAAAGTAGATGTGCTCATTGTAGATTAAAATTTGATGAAAACGTGATGATCTCAAATGAAAGCGGACTTAAATTTTGCTGTGTTGGTTGCAAAGGTGTTTATGAAATTTTAAATGAAAATGGGCTTAGTGAGTTTTATGAACGTCTTGGTAAAAATACACTTACACCGGCGAGCAACGGTACAAATATCAAAAATTTAGCGGCAAATTTTAGCGAGCTTGTGACAAAAGAGGGCGACTTTAGTCAAATTTCATTTTTAATCGATGGCATCACTTGCTCAGCTTGCATCTGGCTACTTGAAAAGGCACTTTTTAGCTTGCCTGGCGTCTTGGAGGTAAATATCAACTCGCTTAATCAAAAAGCGGTCATTGTTTTTGATGAGCAGGAGCTTTTGGTAGAGCAAATAATTGAAAAAATTTATGCCGTTGGCTACGTCCCAAAGCCATATGCTACGAGTCAAAAAGAGGACGAACTAGCTAAAAAAAGAAGAAATTTTTACACAAAAGCATTAATTGGTATATTTGCCACGATGAACATTATGTGGCTGGCCATTGCTCAGTATAGTGGGTATTTTAGTGGCATAAGAGGCGACATAAAAGATATATTAAGCTTTGCGCAGTTTGTATTAGCAACGCCTGTGCTTTTTTATACTGGTAGCGAGTTTTTCAAAGGGGCAAAGATAGCCATAAAAAACGCTTCGCCAAATATGGATCTGCTTGTTATCACCGGAGCTAGCATAACATATATCTACTCGATTTATGCGATGTTTACGAGGAGTGGCGAGAGCTATTTTGACTCGGTTGCGATGATCATCACCTTTGTTTTTATCGGTAAATTTTTAGAAATTTTGGGCAAGAAAAAGGCACTTGAGACTTCAAATTTCTTAAATGATATGCTGCTTGCAAAAGTGTGTATTTTAGAAGATTGTAAGGATGTTTTAAAAGAGCCAAGAGATGTAAATTTGGGCGAAAAGATCGTGCTAAGATCAGGCGAGAGGGCGCTACTTGATGGAGTAGTGCTTAGTGGTGAGGCAAGTGTGGATAGCTCAAGTCTAACGGGGGAGAGCCTGCCTGTAACCTTGGGAGTGGGGCAAGAGGTGAAAAGTGGCGTCATTTGTCAAAATGGACAAATCATCTATGAAGCAAAGAAAATTTTTAAAAATTCTTATCTAAATCAGCTTATAAATTTGCTCCAAACTGCTGAGCTAAAAAAGCCAAATATCGAGCTAGTAGTCAATAAAATCGCTTCTAAATTTTCTCTTAGCGTGCTAACTTTAGCATTTTTTACATTTTGGTTTTGGTACTTTAAATTTGGCTTTTCAGAAGCTATTGTCACGGCTGTTAGTGTTATCGTGATCGCTTGCCCTTGTGCGCTTGCGCTTGCCACGCCAGTTAGTAGTGTCTGTGCCCTTGGTGTGGCCTTTAAAAATAGAGTGCTTTTTAAGGAGGCTAAATTTTTTGAAAGCCTTGCAAAGTGCGATGTAGCGGTATTTGATAAGACTGGCACGCTTACAAAGGCAGAATTTGAAGTTAGTGATTTTTTCATAAAAGAGAGCATAAGTTTAGATGAAATTTATTCGCTAGCTCTTATATCAAATCATCAAATAAGCGTGGCAGTGGCTAAATTTCTAAAGCAAAAAGGCGCAAGGAAAATAGAGCTTAAAAATACAAATTTAAGCGTGGCAAAGGGTGTTGAGGCTGAAATTTCAGGTAAAAAATTTTATGCAGGAAGCAAACGATTTTTAGTTGAAAATGGTATTAGCTTTGATGAAGCTGAAGAAAATGTGAGCTTTTTTGTGGGGCTTAATGGTGAGCTAGTGGCGAAATTTTACCTAAAAGATAGCATAAAACCTGAAGCAAAGGCCTTGATAGACGAGCTAAAGAATGCTGGCATGAAAGTGTGTATCTTAAGTGGCGACGTGCAAAAAGTGGTAAAAAACGTGGTAGATGAGCTTGGCGTGAGTGAGTTTAGAGCAGAGATGTTGCCTGAAACGAAAGCTAAATTTATAAGCGAACTAAAAGAGCAGGACAAAAAGGTGCTAATGGTAGGGGACGGCATAAACGACGCAGCAGCACTTAGCCTTGCTCATGTTGCCATTTGTATGGGAAGTGGGGCGGCGATAAGCTTAGAAAGAAGCGATGTAGTGCTACTTGATGATAGTTTAAAAAGTCTAGCAAAGGCCATAAAAATCTCAAAATTTACTTACAAAACGATAAAGCAAAATTTGCTCTTTTGCCTTCTTTATAATGTTCTTGCTCTGCCATTTGCTGTATGTGGCTACGTCATTCCGCTATTTGCTGCGCTTTTTATGTCGCTTAGCTCGCTAAGTGTTATATTAAACTCGCTTTATATTGCTAGAAAATTTAAGGAAAAATAA
- a CDS encoding transcriptional regulator produces the protein MAKMTKRDMAYHLDVDVATLYNWRKHKPNLYRIVMLGFKFDELIEQGKKTCNELCEYENLINQDIEKFSK, from the coding sequence GTGGCTAAGATGACAAAACGTGATATGGCTTATCATTTAGACGTTGATGTCGCAACGCTTTACAACTGGCGAAAACACAAACCAAACCTTTATCGTATCGTGATGCTTGGATTTAAATTTGATGAGCTTATCGAACAGGGCAAAAAGACTTGCAACGAGCTTTGCGAATATGAAAATTTAATCAATCAAGACATAGAAAAATTTAGTAAATAA
- a CDS encoding outer membrane beta-barrel protein, with protein MKNVVLKVALDLSLANAAALAQGAFIGVEGDYSFNSKLTAKSDNDTTKVKKAQPGIGLKAGYDFDSFKVYGAYIYDFQAKKSLGDEDGTVIKWSTHKFLVGADYTPELTKDIKLVFGGYTGYSKLKMDVFDTHDGSEKANTNGWILDARIGTEYPINKNNAVKFGVKADRTKYSSIAKYDNAKIKETNVGLYLGYTYKF; from the coding sequence ATGAAAAATGTAGTCTTAAAAGTTGCTTTAGACTTAAGCCTAGCTAATGCCGCTGCTTTAGCACAAGGAGCGTTTATTGGAGTCGAAGGAGATTACTCTTTTAATTCAAAATTAACAGCAAAAAGCGACAATGACACAACAAAAGTGAAAAAAGCTCAACCAGGTATTGGACTAAAAGCTGGCTATGATTTTGATAGTTTTAAAGTATATGGAGCTTACATTTACGACTTCCAAGCAAAGAAATCACTTGGCGATGAAGATGGTACAGTAATAAAATGGAGTACACATAAATTTCTAGTAGGCGCAGACTATACACCAGAATTGACAAAAGACATAAAGCTAGTTTTTGGTGGATACACTGGCTACTCAAAGCTTAAAATGGATGTATTTGACACTCATGATGGCTCGGAAAAAGCTAATACAAATGGCTGGATACTAGATGCAAGAATTGGTACAGAATACCCTATCAACAAAAACAATGCAGTTAAGTTTGGTGTAAAAGCAGATAGAACAAAATATAGCTCTATAGCAAAATATGATAATGCAAAAATAAAAGAGACAAATGTAGGTCTTTATTTAGGATATACATATAAATTTTAA
- the ccoS gene encoding cbb3-type cytochrome oxidase assembly protein CcoS: protein MDSATLAMLVFISVLMGAFLLFGVLWGIKNKQFEDYRKFLDGANLDDEDALNEAYELELRKKEALKKRAGSNKDKI from the coding sequence ATGGATAGCGCGACACTTGCGATGCTGGTTTTTATCTCAGTTTTGATGGGAGCATTTTTGCTTTTTGGCGTGCTTTGGGGGATAAAAAATAAGCAATTTGAGGACTACCGAAAATTTTTAGACGGAGCAAATTTGGACGATGAAGATGCGCTAAATGAAGCTTATGAGCTAGAGCTTCGCAAAAAAGAAGCTCTAAAAAAAAGAGCAGGGTCTAATAAAGATAAAATTTAG
- the rho gene encoding transcription termination factor Rho — protein sequence MENNQTEQSAAQSAKTTKKHQASRTHIPVDGHKIEELRTLSLDELVQIANSVGVENPREFRRQDLIFEILKTQTKQGGFILFTGILEITNEGYGFLRAVDANLSDSSNDAYVSNSQIRKFALRVGDIITGQVREPKDQEKYYALLKIEAVNYMPLADAKERPLFDNLTPLFPTEKLNLEYDPMKLTGRVLDLFTPIGKGQRGLIVAPPRSGKTELMKELAHGIAKNHPEAQLMVLLVDERPEEVTDMQRCVKGEVFSSTFDLPALNHVRVAELVIEKAKRLVEMGKDVIILLDSITRLARAYNTVTPPSGKVLTGGVDANALHKPKRFFGAARNIEHGGSLTIIATALIDTGSRMDEVIFEEFKGTGNSEIVLDRNISDRRIYPAINVLKSGTRKEELLQKPDELQKIWAIRSAIATMDDVEALKFLYAKMLKTKDNKELLSILNE from the coding sequence ATGGAAAATAACCAAACCGAGCAAAGTGCTGCTCAAAGCGCAAAAACTACAAAAAAACATCAAGCATCAAGAACACACATACCAGTAGACGGACATAAAATCGAAGAGCTAAGAACGCTTAGTTTAGATGAGCTAGTGCAGATCGCAAATAGCGTTGGCGTCGAAAATCCACGCGAATTTCGTAGGCAGGACTTAATATTTGAGATACTAAAAACCCAGACAAAACAAGGCGGCTTTATACTATTTACTGGAATTTTAGAGATCACAAACGAGGGTTATGGCTTTTTAAGGGCTGTTGATGCGAATTTAAGCGATAGCTCAAACGACGCATACGTTTCAAACTCACAGATCCGCAAATTTGCACTTCGTGTGGGCGACATCATCACCGGCCAAGTAAGAGAGCCAAAAGATCAAGAAAAATACTACGCTCTTTTAAAGATAGAAGCGGTAAATTATATGCCTCTAGCAGACGCAAAAGAGAGGCCACTCTTTGACAACCTAACTCCACTTTTTCCAACTGAAAAGCTAAATTTAGAGTATGATCCGATGAAGCTAACGGGCCGCGTACTTGACCTTTTCACGCCTATTGGTAAGGGTCAGCGTGGTCTCATCGTCGCACCTCCAAGAAGTGGTAAAACTGAGCTTATGAAAGAGCTAGCTCACGGCATCGCCAAAAACCACCCAGAAGCCCAGCTCATGGTGCTTCTAGTCGATGAGAGGCCAGAAGAAGTTACAGATATGCAGCGCTGCGTAAAAGGCGAGGTATTTAGCTCGACATTTGACCTGCCAGCGCTTAACCACGTCCGCGTGGCGGAGCTAGTCATCGAAAAGGCAAAACGTCTAGTTGAGATGGGCAAAGACGTCATCATCTTGCTTGATAGCATAACCCGTCTAGCACGTGCCTACAACACAGTGACCCCACCAAGTGGCAAGGTGCTAACAGGCGGCGTGGACGCAAACGCACTTCACAAGCCAAAACGCTTCTTTGGCGCAGCTAGAAACATCGAGCACGGCGGCTCACTAACCATCATCGCAACCGCACTAATCGACACTGGTTCACGCATGGATGAAGTGATATTTGAAGAGTTTAAAGGTACTGGAAACAGCGAGATCGTGCTTGACCGCAATATCTCAGACCGCAGAATTTACCCAGCTATCAACGTACTAAAATCAGGCACCAGAAAAGAAGAGCTACTTCAAAAACCTGACGAGCTTCAAAAAATTTGGGCTATCCGATCTGCGATCGCTACAATGGACGATGTCGAAGCGCTTAAATTCTTATACGCAAAAATGCTAAAAACAAAAGACAACAAAGAGCTTCTCTCTATCCTAAACGAGTAA
- a CDS encoding HP0268 family nuclease, whose amino-acid sequence MELKLARAELDAKPKTISLEKIEAAVEKEGQKIFYFDKENTHKQLIALVEHFEEKGLSVYHRTVKYGLDDSDYMYEVHIL is encoded by the coding sequence ATGGAGCTAAAACTTGCAAGAGCTGAATTAGACGCAAAACCAAAAACGATTTCACTAGAAAAGATAGAGGCAGCTGTCGAAAAAGAGGGTCAGAAAATTTTCTATTTTGATAAAGAAAACACACACAAACAACTAATCGCCTTAGTCGAGCATTTTGAAGAAAAAGGGCTAAGCGTTTATCACAGAACCGTAAAATACGGGCTAGATGATAGCGATTATATGTATGAAGTGCATATACTTTAA
- the nusA gene encoding transcription termination factor NusA has product MERISDIIESIANEKNLEIEDVKERVIRALINTAKRVYGENYEYDVSIDANKNLKLYQKISIVANDDERLAEDNEHFLSLKDAKKIDSGVEIGDELTYELSLDNLGRTAAQTLHKELEYHIQRLVEEKILQKYNEMSGHMVFGPVVRVDNDENTFIEIDELRAILPRKNRIKGEKFKVGDVVKAVIRKVFTDKNLGIKVELSRTSPKFLEALLTSEVPEIKDGGIIIQGSARIPGERAKVALISTTPNIDPVGATVGTKGVRINAVSKELHGESIDAIEYTTEPAILVARAMAPAIITSVKIEENKAIVTLASEQKSKAIGKNGINIRLASMLTGYEIELNELGSKTSSNAENNEPIKDLKALFGDN; this is encoded by the coding sequence ATGGAAAGAATTTCAGATATCATCGAGTCAATTGCAAATGAGAAAAATTTAGAGATAGAAGATGTAAAAGAGCGTGTTATAAGAGCCTTGATAAATACTGCAAAAAGGGTTTATGGAGAAAATTATGAGTATGACGTGAGCATCGATGCTAATAAAAATTTAAAGCTTTATCAAAAAATTTCAATCGTAGCAAACGACGATGAGAGGCTTGCTGAAGACAATGAGCACTTCTTAAGCTTAAAAGATGCTAAAAAGATAGATAGTGGCGTAGAGATCGGAGATGAGCTCACATATGAGCTAAGCCTTGATAACCTTGGCAGAACCGCAGCTCAAACGCTTCATAAGGAGCTTGAGTATCACATCCAGCGCCTAGTTGAAGAGAAAATTTTACAAAAATATAATGAAATGAGCGGTCACATGGTCTTTGGCCCAGTTGTAAGGGTCGATAACGATGAAAACACATTTATCGAGATAGACGAGCTTCGTGCCATCTTGCCACGTAAAAACCGCATAAAAGGCGAAAAATTTAAAGTAGGCGACGTGGTAAAAGCGGTCATTAGAAAAGTTTTTACAGATAAAAATTTAGGCATAAAGGTCGAACTTTCAAGGACTTCACCTAAATTTCTTGAAGCGCTGCTAACTTCAGAGGTGCCTGAGATAAAAGATGGCGGTATCATCATTCAAGGAAGTGCGAGGATCCCTGGCGAAAGAGCTAAAGTAGCGCTAATCTCAACCACTCCAAACATCGATCCAGTCGGCGCAACGGTCGGTACAAAGGGTGTTAGGATAAATGCCGTAAGCAAAGAGCTTCATGGTGAGAGTATCGACGCAATCGAATACACCACAGAGCCAGCGATCTTGGTGGCTCGCGCTATGGCGCCTGCGATCATCACATCTGTAAAGATCGAAGAAAATAAGGCAATCGTAACGCTTGCAAGCGAACAAAAGAGCAAGGCGATCGGCAAAAACGGCATAAATATCCGCCTAGCAAGCATGCTAACTGGCTATGAGATCGAGCTAAATGAGCTTGGCTCAAAAACTAGTAGCAATGCAGAAAATAATGAGCCAATCAAAGACTTAAAAGCACTTTTTGGCGATAACTAA
- a CDS encoding DNA polymerase III subunit gamma/tau translates to MQALALKYRPKNFDELIGQEAVSKSLIHALDEGRISHAYLFSGLRGSGKTSSARIFSKALVCEKGPTSKPCEVCPQCIMANESRHMDIIEMDAASHRKIDDIRELIEQTKYAPAMARYKIFIIDEVHMLTKEAFNALLKTLEEPPSYVKFILATTDPLKLPTTVLSRTQHFRFKQISRYSIIKHLEFILSKEGISYEKEALEILARSGGGSLRDTLTLLDQAIIYGANNVTANGVASMLGLLDPEKIEEIITHVLNHDKNAIRVLVSELESYDPEMIIDEILANLKQKFIENDSKISLLVYERFFRILAQAKGMLNVSSDNGFVLMLMLFMMIEALNLQDIDDAINEVISKNSENSTQITEVITQKSQVAPAKMQGPYELFLTKIYDRNYDLGEFFKEFVEFSFFNNNELGLIVNAKDENLEYFKKNWKILNEILRTLFGQNAKIVNAKSDEQKAQTKMPKASLENNEKSELDELDEEISRLNANNIETKNEPKTEIKSELQNEKNNFSLMLNKEPKTPEELQRQREQGVLKEANRLFGEPTIES, encoded by the coding sequence TTGCAAGCACTAGCTTTAAAATATCGCCCTAAAAATTTTGATGAACTTATCGGTCAAGAAGCAGTTAGTAAAAGTCTTATACACGCACTTGACGAGGGTCGTATAAGCCACGCATATCTATTTTCTGGGCTTAGAGGCAGTGGTAAAACTTCAAGTGCCAGGATATTTTCAAAAGCTTTAGTGTGCGAAAAAGGACCCACTTCAAAACCATGTGAAGTATGCCCACAATGCATCATGGCAAATGAGTCAAGGCATATGGACATCATCGAAATGGACGCAGCTAGCCACAGAAAGATAGATGACATAAGAGAGTTGATAGAACAAACAAAATATGCTCCAGCAATGGCAAGATATAAAATTTTTATAATCGATGAAGTGCATATGCTAACCAAAGAGGCATTTAATGCTCTTTTAAAAACGCTTGAAGAGCCACCAAGCTATGTAAAATTTATCCTGGCGACAACTGATCCATTAAAACTCCCAACAACGGTGCTTTCAAGAACGCAGCATTTCAGATTTAAGCAAATAAGCAGATACAGCATCATTAAACATCTTGAGTTTATTTTAAGTAAAGAAGGCATTAGCTACGAAAAAGAGGCACTTGAAATTTTAGCAAGAAGTGGCGGAGGATCGTTAAGAGATACTTTGACACTTCTTGATCAAGCTATCATTTACGGGGCAAATAATGTCACAGCAAATGGCGTAGCATCGATGTTAGGACTTCTTGATCCAGAAAAGATCGAAGAGATAATAACTCATGTTTTAAATCACGATAAAAATGCTATCAGAGTGCTTGTAAGCGAACTTGAAAGCTATGATCCAGAGATGATAATAGATGAAATTTTGGCAAATTTAAAGCAAAAATTTATAGAAAACGACTCAAAAATTTCACTACTTGTTTATGAGAGATTTTTTAGGATTTTGGCACAAGCTAAAGGTATGCTAAATGTAAGTAGCGATAATGGCTTTGTACTAATGCTAATGCTTTTTATGATGATAGAAGCTCTAAATTTACAAGATATCGATGACGCTATAAATGAAGTGATCTCAAAAAATAGCGAAAATTCCACTCAAATCACAGAAGTCATCACTCAAAAAAGCCAAGTAGCTCCTGCTAAAATGCAAGGTCCATACGAACTCTTCTTAACAAAAATTTATGATAGGAATTACGATCTTGGCGAGTTTTTTAAAGAATTTGTAGAATTTAGCTTCTTTAATAATAATGAGCTTGGACTGATAGTAAATGCAAAAGATGAAAATCTTGAATATTTTAAGAAAAATTGGAAAATTTTAAATGAGATATTGCGTACGCTTTTTGGACAAAATGCGAAGATAGTAAATGCAAAGAGCGATGAGCAAAAAGCACAAACTAAGATGCCTAAAGCCTCTTTAGAAAATAATGAAAAAAGCGAATTAGACGAGCTTGATGAGGAAATTTCAAGACTAAATGCAAATAACATTGAAACTAAAAATGAGCCAAAAACTGAGATAAAAAGCGAGCTACAAAACGAGAAAAATAACTTTTCTTTGATGCTAAATAAAGAGCCAAAAACACCAGAAGAGCTTCAAAGGCAAAGAGAACAAGGGGTTCTAAAAGAGGCCAATAGACTTTTTGGCGAGCCAACGATTGAGAGCTAA